One genomic window of Syngnathus acus chromosome 11, fSynAcu1.2, whole genome shotgun sequence includes the following:
- the col11a2 gene encoding collagen alpha-2(XI) chain isoform X2, with product MDIANCPFRKKRRPWSPDLTSVALVALVLALCQSTLAQAEPVDVLKAMQVTTLPEGVKKVPGFCTSRRSSSPDHAYRISKKAQISAPTKQLFSGRFPENFSIMALVKAHAGLQAFLLSVYSEQGVQQLGVELGRSPVFLYEDQHGKPAPEDYPLFKGVNLADGKWHRIAISVSKKNVTLMLDCKKKMTRALPRSNNAEVDTNGITVFGARLLDEEVFQGDIQQLLIAPNAQAAYDFCEHYSPDCDSPLPKTQAQDPNTYKATPTKTAAKAKPTPAKPAKGGSFKIVKPPHPNKAPKSSTAKPTKSKPTAKPTAKATAKPSTTAVFLSKIKTTSAAQVKTTSAPAKSAKVVVEKKTNGKALVGKTAQTSAEVKGNGKVVVEKKVGGKSSAEKKAASKAVEVKEVKVKVNGKTESKVSGEAKATSSGKVTVVEKKGGKTETTTKTKTVVKIEKTTVSAATSASKVEATKTPKATKAAKAEPTKASKTSQVKSEVKVKTVISKIPVVKPTVSKSMNAVVEKSSVVKKVLTTAAPVRPTPPRPTKSKAVLDMNIKSLHKPFPPFDKTALSGTGVPVKKYETGYQQDVDTEYTEADNTPTETDYFYEETLPEPEGEAVTQEENPTQQSQVEETALAGEEETALAGEEVDSMAFNGVEEDRFTEEYVTGDVGQKEYDYSYREYGEPRPETREVEGHFGHALSAVTDEAGAAIRGQKGEKGEPAVLEPGMLIEGPPGSEGPAGPTGPPGSSGPPGSVGDPGERGPPGKGGLPGADGVPGPPGSSVMLPFRFGQSGGDKGPAVSAQEAQAAAILSQARMALKGPPGPMGFTGRPGPLGNPGSHGLKGESGDPGPQGPRGTQGLMGPPGKAGRRGRAGADGARGMPGETGTKGDRGFDGLPGLPGDKGHRGDTGSLGPLGPQGEDGERGDDGEVGPRGVPGEAGPRGLLGPKGPPGIPGPPGVRGNDGPVGPKGNLGPQGEPGPPGQQGTSGTQGMPGPQGPNGPPGEKGPTGKPGLPGMPGADGPPGHPGKEGPTGTKGNQGPNGPQGAIGYPGPRGIKGEQGIRGLKGHKGEKGEDGFPGIKGDFGVKGERGEIGVSGPRGEDGPEGPKGRVGPPGELGPLGPIGEKGKLGVPGLPGYPGRQGPKGSLGSPGFPGSNGEKGTRGLAGKAGPRGQRGPTGPRGQRGPRGATGKPGAKGTSGSDGPPGPLGERGLPGPQGANGFPGPKGPPGPPGKDGLPGHPGQRGEVGFQGKMGPPGPPGVVGPQGPSGETGPLGERGHPGPPGPPGEQGLSGPSGKEGTKGDPGPPGGPGKDGPPGLRGFPGERGLPGTPGGGGLKGSEGPAGPPGPAGSPGERGPAGTAGPVGPPGRPGPQGPPGNAGEKGVPGEKGPIGPAGRDGVQGPVGLPGPAGSPGGPGEDGDKGEVGEPGQKGAKGGKGEHGPPGPPGPMGPVGQPGPAGADGELGPRGQQGPFGAKGDEGSRGFPGAPGPIGLQGLPGPPGEKGENGDVGPLGPPGPPGPRGPAGPNGADGPQGPPGGLGNPGPSGEKGEPGEAGPPGIGGEPGKKGPRGERGEKGEAGQPGTAGAAGGRGRPGDDGPKGNPGPVGFPGDPGPPGEVGPRGQDGAKGEQGENGEQGESGSPGPPGENGPPGPPGKRGPAGTRGPEGRQGEKGTKGETGALGPPGKTGPVGPQGQPGKPGTEGLRGLPGSVGEQGSPGPAGPKGPPGPVGPPGLLGLRGDPGAKGEKGHPGLIGLIGPPGEQGEKGDRGLPGPHGTGGPKGETGMPGGTGPLGPAGPPGPPGPQGVKGAKGASGGSGPKGEKGVPGVPGLPGPPGEVIQPLPIQRSPKSKRSIDASQMVPDLEMPASDTAGAEFLMPSEGMEEIFGSLNSLRQEIETMRFPMGTQDSPARTCQDLRLSQPELQDGEYWIDPNQGCSRDSFKIFCNFTSGETCLYPNKNINMVKMDSWEKETPGSWYSEFATGGKFSYVDSDGEPVGVVQLGFLRLLSVVARQNLTYHCHRSVAWADQSAKDNHDRALHFQAANEEELSYETNPYIKALVDGCSYRKGFDRTVLEINTPQVEHLPLLDIKVSDFGESNQQFGFEVGPVCFQG from the exons ATGGATATTGCAAATTGCCCCTTCCGGAAGAAACGGAGGCCGTGGAGCCCGGACCTGACCTCCGTGGCCCTTGTGGCCCTGGTGCTCGCGCTATGCCAGAGCACCCTGGCGCAGGCAG AACCCGTGGACGTACTGAAGGCCATGCAGGTTACCACCCTCCCTGAGGGCGTGAAGAAAGTCCCGGGCTTCTGCACGTCCCGCCGCTCCAGCAGCCCCGACCACGCCTACCGCATCAGCAAGAAGGCCCAGATCTCAGCCCCCACTAAGCAGCTCTTCTCAG GTCGCTTCCCGGAGAACTTCTCCATTATGGCGCTGGTGAAGGCCCACGCCGGTCTCCAGGCTTTCCTGCTCTCAGTCTACAGCGAGCAGGGCGTTCAGCAGCTGGGCGTTGAGCTCGGCCGCTCGCCCGTCTTCCTGTACGAGGATCAGCACGGCAAgccggcccccgaggactacCCGCTCTTCAAGGGCGTCAACCTGGCTGACGGCAA GTGGCACCGCATTGCAATCTCCGTGTCCAAGAAGAACGTGACACTGATGCTGGACTGCAAGAAGAAGATGACCCGAGCTTTGCCTCGTAGCAACAACGCCGAGGTGGACACCAACGGCATCACCGTTTTCGGAGCCCGCCTGCTCGACGAGGAAGTGTTCCAG GGAGACATCCAGCAGCTTCTGATCGCCCCCAACGCTCAGGCCGCTTATGACTTCTGTGAGCACTACAGCCCCGACTGCGACTCCCCCCTGCCTAAGACGCAGGCGCAAGACCCCAACACATAT AAGGCCACGCCCACCAAAACCGCCGCCAAAGCCAAGCCCACCCCAGCTAAGCCCGCTAAGGGTGGAAGCTTCAAAATAGTCAAGCCACCCCATCCCAATAAAGCTCCTAAATCTTCCACGGCCAAGCCGACTAAATCCAAGCCCACCGCCAAACCCACCGCCAAGGCGACCGCCAAGCCCAGCACCACCGCTGTCTTCTTGTCCAAGATCAAGACCACGTCAGCTGCTCAGGTGAAGACCACGAGCGCCCCGGCGAAGAGCGCCAAAGTGGTTGTTGAGAAGAAGACCAACGGAAAAGCCCTCGTGGGGAAAACCGCGCAAACTTCGGCCGAGGTCAAAGGGAACGGAAAGGTGGTTGTCGAGAAGAAGGTTGGAGGAAAGTCCTCCGCCGAGAAGAAAGCCGCGTCCAAGGCCGTCGAGGTGAAAGAAGTCAAGGTCAAAGTGAACGGAAAAACCGAGAGCAAAGTTAGCGGCGAGGCTAAAGCTACGAGCAGCGGCAAAGTTACTGtggtagaaaaaaaagggggcaaAACTGAAAccactacaaaaacaaaaactgttgTCAAAATAGAGAAGACGACTGTGAGTGCGGCAACGTCCGCATCCAAAGTAGAAGCTACCAAAACGCCAAAGGCCACAAAAGCAGCCAAGGCGGAGCCGACAAAGGCATCGAAAAcctctcaagtcaagtccgaAGTCAAAGTGAAAACGGTGATCTCCAAAATCCCCGTGGTCAAACCCACCGTCAGCAAATCGATGAATGCGGTAGTGGAGAAGTCATCCGTCGTGAAGAAGGTCCTGACCACCGCCGCTCCTGTCCGACCCACTCCCCCGAGACCCACCAAGTCCAAGGCGGTGCTGGACATGAACATCAAGTCTCTCCACAAACCTTTCCCGCCTTTTGACAAGACGGCGTTGAGTGGCACCGGAGTTCCGGTCAAGAAATATGAGACCGGTTACCAACAG GATGTAGACACTGAATATACCGAGGCTGACAACACCCCCACAGAGACCGATTATTTCTATGAGGAGACGCTGCCAGAGCCCGAGGGTGAGGCGGTCACACAGGAAGAGAACCCCACGCAG CAGTCGCAGGTGGAGGAGACGGCTCTGGCGGGGGAGGAGGAGACGGCTCTGGCGGGGGAGGAGGTGGACTCCATGGCTTTCAACGGCGTCGAAGAGGACCGCTTCACCGAGGAGTATGTGACTGGCGACGTGGGCCAGAAGGAATACGACTATTCCTATCGGGAGTACGGCGAGCCCAGGCCCGAGACCCGAGAGGTGGAAGGCCACTTTGGCCACGCCCTGTCCGCTGTGACAGACGAGGCAGGC GCGGCCATCAGAGGACAGAAGGGTGAGAAAGGAGAGCCCGCCGTGCTCGAACCT GGCATGCTGATCGAGGGACCACCTGGATCTGAAGGCCCTGCT GGACCTACCGGTCCCCCTGGTAGCTCCGGTCCTCCTGGCTCTGTCGGCGATCCCGGTGAGAGG GGACCTCCCGGTAAGGGCGGTCTGCCCGGTGCCGACGGTGTTCCCGGACCACCCGGATCCTCCGTTATGCTGCCT TTCCGCTTCGGCCAGAGTGGAGGAGATAAGGGTCCCGCCGTGTCTGCTCAGGAAGCCCAAGCTGCCGCCATTTTGTCTCAGGCCAGG ATGGCTCTGAAAGGACCTCCTGGACCAATGGGATTCACCGGACGTCCCGGACCCCTG GGAAATCCAGGAAGTCACGGTCTAAAAGGAGAAAGTGGAGATCCTGGTCCTCAG GGACCCAGGGGAACTCAAGGTTTGATGGGACCACCAGGCAAAGCTGGAAGGAGA GGCCGCGCTGGAGCTGATGGAGCCCGGGGAATGCCCGGAGAGACAGGCACTAAG GGTGACCGCGGATTTGATGGTCTTCCCGGTTTGCCAGGCGACAAAGGACACAGG GGCGATACTGGATCACTGGGACCCCTAGGACCTCAAGGAGAGGACGGCGAAAGG GGCGACGACGGTGAGGTCGGACCCAGAGGTGTCCCCGGCGAAGCT GGACCTCGTGGCTTGCTCGGCCCTAAAGGTCCTCCAGGAATTCCCGGCCCTCCT GGCGTTCGAGGAAATGATGGGCCCGTTGGTCCTAAGGGCAACCTG GGTCCTCAAGGAGAGCCCGGACCTCCAGGTCAGCAGGGGACATCAGGAACTCAG ggAATGCCAGGACCTCAGGGACCCAATGGACCTCCAGGAGAGAAG GGGCCCACGGGAAAACCAGGTCTGCCAGGAATGCCAGGCGCCGACGGCCCTCCT GGTCACCCAGGAAAAGAGGGACCCACTGGCACCAAAGGAAACCAG GGCCCCAACGGCCCTCAAGGAGCTATCGGTTATCCTGGCCCTCGTGGTATCAAG GGCGAGCAAGGAATCCGAGGACTGAAGGGTCACAAGGGAGAGAAG GGAGAAGACGGCTTCCCCGGAATCAAGGGAGACTTTGGTGTCAAAGGAGAGAGG GGTGAGATCGGCGTGTCAGGCCCCAGAGGAGAAGACGGTCCTGAGGGGCCAAAGGGACGAGTCGGACCCCCCGGTGAGCTCGGTCCCCTCGGTCCTATCGGAGAGAAG GGAAAACTTGGCGTTCCCGGACTTCCCGGCTACCCCGGAAGACAAGGACCCAAG GGATCTCTAGGATCTCCAGGATTCCCTGGCTCAAATGGCGAGAAAGGAACAAGG GGTCTGGCaggaaaagcaggcccaagaGGACAAAGAGGACCAACA GGTCCCAGAGGACAGCGAGGACCACGAGGCGCCACTGGAAAGCCAGGCGCTAAG GGAACTTCAGGAAGTGACGGCCCCCCTGGTCCACTTGGAGAGAGG GGACTGCCCGGACCTCAAGGAGCCAACGGATTCCCCGGACCAAAGGGACCTCCT GGACCACCAGGAAAGGATGGACTGCCCGGACACCCCGGACAGAGAGGCGAAGTT ggtttccaaggaaaGATGGGTCCACCAGGACCTCCTGGAGTCGTGGGACCTCAG GGTCCATCTGGAGAGACCGGCCCCTTGGGCGAGCGTGGCCATCCCGGACCCCCGGGTCCACCTGGAGAGCAGGGACTTTCTGGCCCATCAGGCAAGGAAGGCACAAAGGGAGACCCGGGCCCCCCAGGAGGTCCAGGTAAAGATGGACCCCCTGGACTGAGAGGCTTCCCTGGAGAGAGAGGACTGCCTGGTACCCCC ggcGGTGGAGGACTGAAGGGAAGCGAAGGACCTGCTGGACCTCCTGGACCTGCT GGATCTCCTGGAGAGAGAGGGCCCGCTGGCACTGCCGGACCTGTCGGACCCCCTGGTAGACCAGGCCCACAAGGACCCCCTGGCAACGCTGGAGAGAAAGGTGTTCCT GGTGAGAAAGGCCCAATCGGCCCTGCCGGTCGGGATGGAGTTCAAGGTCCAGTGGGTCTTCCGGGCCCTGCTGGATCCCCAGGAGGACCTGGAGAGGATGGCGACAAG GGTGAGGTGGGCGAGCCTGGTCAGAAGGGAGCCAAGGGTGGCAAAGGAGAGCAT GGACCTCCTGGTCCACCCGGGCCCATGGGTCCCGTCGGCCAACCTGGTCCAGCC GGTGCTGATGGAGAGCTCGGTCCAAGGGGACAACAGGGGCCTTTTGGTGCCAAAGGAGATGAAGGATCCCGAGGATTCCCCGGTGCACCCGGACCCATCGGACTGCAGGGACTGCCAGGACCACCAGGCGAGAAGGGAGAGAACGGAGACGTTGGACCTCTG GGACCTCCTGGCCCACCAGGACCTCGCGGCCCTGCTGGACCCAACGGTGCTGAT GGCCCTCAAGGTCCTCCTGGAGGTTTGGGTAATCCTGGACCTAGTGGAGAGAAG GGAGAGCCTGGAGAGGCTGGGCCACCTGGAATCGGAGGAGAACCAGGAAAGAAG GGTCCTCGAGGCGAGCGCGGAGAGAAGGGAGAGGCCGGACAACCTGGAACGGCTGGCGCCGCTGGAGGACGAGGAAGGCCTGGAGATGATGGACCTAAAGGAAACCCT GGCCCAGTTGGCTTCCCCGGTGATCCTGGTCCCCCCGGTGAGGTCGGACCCAGA GGtcaagatggtgccaaaggaGAGCAAGGAGAAAATGGCGAACAGGGAGAATCT GGCTCGCCCGGTCCACCCGGAGAGAACGGACCTCCTGGCCCACCAGGAAAGAGA GGTCCTGCTGGAACAAGAGGACCTGAGGGACGGCAAGGAGAGAAGGGAACCAAG GGCGAAACGGGTGCCCTCGGCCCACCAGGAAAGACAGGTCCCGTCGGTCCTCAAGGCCAACCAGGAAAACCAGGAACTGAGGGTCTGCGAGGTCTTCCCGGATCAGTG GGTGAGCAAGGATCTCCTGGCCCTGCAGGACCAAAGGGACCACCCGGACCTGTT GGACCTCCGGGTTTGCTTGGTCTGCGTGGAGACCCCGGTGCTAAAGGAGAGAAGGGACATCCAGGTCTTATTGGACTTATCGGACCTCCGGGAGAACAGGGAGAGAAGGGAGACCGAGGTCTACCCGGACCTCATGGAACTGGCGGACCCAAGGGAGAAACT GGAATGCCTGGAGGCACCGGACCTCTCGGCCCTGCTGGTCCTCCTGGTCCTCCT GGTCCTCAAGGAGTCAAAGGAGCTAAGGGTGCCTCT GGAGGATCTGGTCCCAAAGGAGAAAAGGGTGTTCCAGGAGTTCCAGGACTTCCT GGCCCACCTGGTGAGGTCATCCAGCCGCTCCCCATCCAGAGGAGTCCCAAGTCCAAGCGCTCCATCGACGCCAGCCAAATGGTCCCCGACCTGGAGATGCCCGCCTCCGACACCGCCGGCGCCGAGTTCTTGATGCCCAGCGAGGGCATGGAAGAGATCTTCGGTTCCCTCAACTCACTACGACAGGAGATCGAGACCATGCGCTTCCCGATGGGAACGCAGGACAGTCCCGCAAGAACCTGCCAGGATCTCCGCCTCAGCCAGCCTGAGCTCCAAGACG GAGAGTACTGGATTGACCCCAACCAGGGCTGCTCCAGAGATTCCTTCAAGATCTTCTGTAACTTCACCAGCGGTGAGACGTGCCTGTATCCTAACAAGAACATCAACATG GTGAAGATGGACTCGTGGGAAAAAGAGACTCCAGGTTCCTGGTACAGTGAGTTTGCCACCGGCGGAAAG TTCTCCTACGTGGACTCTGACGGCGAGCCAGTGGGCGTGGTCCAGTTGGGATTCCTGCGCCTCCTGAGCGTGGTCGCCCGCCAAAACCTGACCTACCACTGCCACCGCTCGGTGGCCTGGGCCGACCAGAGCGCCAAGGACAACCACGATAGGGCGCTGCACTTCCAGGCCGCTAACGAAGAGGAGCTGAGCTACGAGACCAACCCGTACATCAAAGCGCTGGTGGACGGATGTTCT TATCGCAAAGGCTTCGACAGGACGGTGCTGGAGATCAACACGCCACAGGTGGAACATCTTCCTCTGCTGGACATCAAAGTGTCGGACTTTGGGGAGAGTAACCAACAGTTTGGATTTGAAGTGGGACCTGTGTGCTTCCAAGGCTAA